One genomic segment of Stigmatopora argus isolate UIUO_Sarg chromosome 18, RoL_Sarg_1.0, whole genome shotgun sequence includes these proteins:
- the ubald1a gene encoding UBA-like domain-containing protein 1, with translation MDELKHQVMINQFVLTAGCAADQAKQLLQAAHWQFETALSAFFQETNIPYGHHHHQMMCTPANTPATPPNFPDALTMFSRLKASESFNGGSPAAAASAATSPPPPPQVGGWGLAANVAPPSQGLWTPAPAPPCPTWPASVPAPHAGAEQKASVAMEAER, from the exons ATGGATGAACTTAAACATCAGGTGATGATTAATCAGTTCGTCCTGACGGCGGGTTGTGCGGCAGACCAAGCGAAGCAGCTCCTGCAAGCGGCACATTGGCAGTTCGAG ACGGCGCTCAGTGCCTTTTTCCAAGAAACAAACATCCCATAcggccatcatcatcatcaaatg ATGTGCACGCCGGCCAACACGCCAGCGACGCCCCCCAACTTCCCCGACGCCCTGACCATGTTCTCCCGGCTCAAGGCGTCCGAGAGCTTCAACGGCGGCagcccggcggcggcggcgtccgcGGCCACCTCGCCGCCGCCACCCCCTCAAGTCGGCGGCTGGGGACTGGCGGCCAACGTGGCGCCGCCATCGCAGGGACTCTGGACTCCGGCCCCCGCGCCGCCCTGTCCCACCTGGCCCGCCAGCGTGCCCGCCCCTCACGCCGGCGCCGAGCAGAAGGCCAGCGTCGCCATGGAGGCCGAGAGATGA